From Solidesulfovibrio carbinoliphilus subsp. oakridgensis, the proteins below share one genomic window:
- the pilP gene encoding type IV pilus biogenesis protein PilP has product MTELRATLDEVKLRVAIEQEREKLAPKLPVAVPQAKTPQTPIMLPPEPPKAPATPKKETPVVVSMQGMDGRTSATIRGSSGRLQTVRPGDPFEGGVVNTITREGVLVRRGNTSTTLTFE; this is encoded by the coding sequence ATGACAGAACTCCGGGCCACCCTCGATGAGGTAAAGCTCCGGGTGGCCATCGAGCAGGAAAGGGAGAAATTGGCTCCCAAACTCCCGGTCGCCGTGCCCCAAGCGAAGACCCCGCAAACACCCATCATGCTTCCTCCGGAGCCACCCAAAGCTCCGGCGACACCGAAAAAAGAGACTCCAGTCGTTGTGTCCATGCAGGGCATGGACGGACGGACCAGCGCCACGATTCGTGGCAGCTCCGGACGATTGCAGACGGTACGGCCTGGCGACCCATTTGAAGGCGGCGTGGTCAATACCATCACCCGCGAGGGCGTCTTGGTGCGTCGCGGCAACACTTCGACCACCTTAACGTTTGAGTAG
- the trbG gene encoding P-type conjugative transfer protein TrbG: MNRMLLTVSGLLTLLAFLVSPGWADDKGKGWVPEDYKMDAMGSEAKPGKPLAPLSPMAVFGPNSNAPLTARDRQAVQLARDWENTGPAPIQANGKVMFVFGALTPTIIGAPLQICDVELQPGESVNEVVVGDSARWMLEVAKSGTTTHILIKPVDAGLSTSAVITTDRRAYHLSLKSQRTDHTPHIAFLYPGDGAARLREKEAKDAKEKEFKTADVDGQPTDLSKLNFGYEINGDAPWKPLQVFDDGRQMFIKLPPAVQSGDAPVVLVRNGGQDTLANFRMKNLTLLVDGVFPEAKLISGVGSKQQRITIRKAQ; this comes from the coding sequence ATGAACAGGATGCTCCTTACTGTGTCTGGCTTGCTTACCCTCCTGGCCTTCCTCGTCAGCCCAGGCTGGGCCGACGACAAGGGCAAGGGTTGGGTCCCTGAAGATTATAAGATGGATGCGATGGGAAGCGAGGCGAAACCGGGAAAGCCCCTTGCGCCGCTCTCCCCTATGGCGGTTTTTGGTCCCAATTCCAATGCTCCGCTCACGGCCCGGGATCGCCAAGCCGTGCAGCTGGCCAGGGACTGGGAGAATACCGGTCCGGCTCCTATCCAGGCCAATGGCAAGGTGATGTTCGTGTTTGGGGCTTTGACCCCCACGATCATTGGTGCGCCGCTTCAGATTTGCGACGTGGAATTGCAGCCAGGCGAATCCGTCAATGAGGTGGTTGTCGGGGATTCGGCACGCTGGATGCTGGAGGTGGCCAAGTCCGGCACCACTACGCATATCCTCATTAAACCCGTGGACGCAGGACTTTCCACGAGCGCCGTCATTACCACCGACCGCCGGGCCTACCACCTCAGTCTCAAAAGCCAGCGCACGGATCACACTCCCCATATTGCATTTCTCTACCCTGGAGATGGTGCCGCTCGTCTGCGTGAGAAGGAGGCCAAGGACGCCAAGGAAAAGGAGTTCAAAACGGCCGATGTCGATGGCCAGCCGACGGACTTGAGCAAGCTGAACTTCGGGTACGAAATAAATGGCGATGCTCCGTGGAAGCCTCTGCAAGTCTTCGACGATGGCCGCCAGATGTTCATCAAGCTTCCACCCGCAGTGCAATCCGGTGACGCTCCAGTGGTTCTTGTCCGCAACGGCGGCCAGGACACCCTGGCCAACTTCCGGATGAAGAACCTGACCCTGCTCGTGGACGGGGTGTTTCCCGAGGCGAAGCTGATCTCCGGCGTGGGCAGCAAGCAGCAACGTATCACCATCCGTAAAGCGCAGTGA
- a CDS encoding TcpQ domain-containing protein: MRGSRTDTGGMTAYDGVSADYPGDAQTLAASVAEEMAHRYPPARTTLALVKTDSSFGQDLESALRERGFPVAAPDASGMRVAYTLDVIHDETPPTCYVRVRTSDGVAFGTLRALTGETRRTKGDAPAEGVPSVAALAPEPRPLNDALPVVVSAPRPAPVMPAKLERRAGSARDERADVPVRVKSTAAKIAKRNKVPVGEFCRLNDVAPDTVIPAGRRVLLHEPHEPAVALTPLPEPARAGSPSEVRQPKFSPIRTLAAADAPPTIQPAVAVRPVETPPAPVKAPDPAPAVSSPPAGPSPVSKLLSENAAPAKSASNPPAPVPAAPATATPVQPVSAPVVSAPTPPVVSSKPVEHSTAPAGETGQTPPPIAPVAPEWAIDRGSLHSQLETWATRAQYQLIWKATHDFDLEARASFGADFVLAIQKLFSALQHSGHALRVTVYQGNNVLEVADN, encoded by the coding sequence ATGCGCGGATCTCGCACCGATACCGGCGGCATGACGGCCTATGACGGCGTGAGCGCCGATTACCCCGGTGATGCCCAGACACTGGCCGCTTCAGTTGCCGAGGAGATGGCCCACCGTTATCCGCCGGCCCGGACAACCCTGGCTCTGGTCAAAACGGATTCCTCTTTCGGCCAGGACCTCGAATCCGCCCTGAGGGAGCGGGGCTTCCCCGTAGCCGCTCCGGACGCTTCGGGAATGCGTGTCGCGTACACCCTGGACGTCATCCATGATGAGACTCCCCCGACCTGTTATGTGCGGGTCCGGACGTCGGATGGCGTTGCGTTTGGGACGTTACGCGCTTTGACCGGTGAAACCCGGCGGACCAAGGGAGATGCTCCCGCCGAAGGCGTGCCTTCGGTAGCGGCTTTGGCTCCGGAGCCCCGTCCACTCAACGATGCGCTTCCCGTAGTCGTGTCAGCTCCCCGGCCGGCACCGGTGATGCCGGCCAAGCTGGAGCGCAGGGCCGGATCTGCTCGGGACGAGCGTGCCGACGTGCCGGTACGCGTGAAGAGCACGGCGGCCAAGATCGCCAAACGTAACAAGGTGCCCGTGGGGGAGTTCTGCCGCCTCAACGACGTGGCTCCGGACACGGTCATTCCCGCCGGGCGGCGGGTGCTTCTCCATGAGCCCCATGAGCCTGCGGTTGCACTTACGCCACTGCCCGAGCCGGCCCGGGCCGGCTCTCCTTCCGAAGTTCGCCAGCCCAAATTCTCGCCGATCCGGACCTTGGCAGCGGCGGACGCGCCGCCGACGATTCAGCCGGCGGTTGCGGTCAGGCCGGTGGAAACTCCTCCCGCCCCTGTAAAGGCTCCCGATCCTGCTCCGGCGGTTTCTTCTCCTCCTGCCGGGCCTTCCCCTGTCTCCAAATTGCTTTCGGAAAATGCGGCTCCAGCCAAATCCGCCTCCAATCCGCCTGCGCCAGTTCCGGCAGCCCCGGCAACTGCGACGCCGGTTCAGCCCGTGAGCGCTCCTGTCGTGTCCGCTCCGACTCCTCCTGTCGTTTCTTCCAAGCCGGTGGAACATTCGACCGCGCCTGCGGGAGAAACGGGTCAGACGCCGCCACCCATTGCACCCGTCGCGCCGGAGTGGGCCATCGACCGGGGAAGTCTCCATTCGCAGCTCGAAACGTGGGCCACCCGGGCTCAATATCAACTGATCTGGAAGGCCACGCATGATTTTGATCTGGAGGCCCGGGCCAGCTTTGGGGCGGACTTCGTGTTGGCGATTCAAAAGCTTTTCTCCGCGTTGCAGCACAGCGGGCACGCCCTGCGGGTAACCGTCTACCAGGGAAATAACGTTTTGGAAGTCGCAGATAATTAA
- a CDS encoding type IV secretion system protein translates to MPGKSKPKAEFVGKAILPAEKCSYVSGREEWLERYGSYIQRARQWRLVAFGCLAITGISIAGNVIQAGQQKIVPYVVEVDKLGRIAAVAQASEASATPTRVIQATLADFVVNWRTVTADLDLEKRLLERLSYYVTGAAKGQMRQWYEINNPYDRAKTSLVQVYVKSLPSPVSVDSWRVEWDEVTRNHSGVQISSESYQATLTIQMQPPTTDAQVIRNPGGIYVVAMSSSTIMEPTTSTSRK, encoded by the coding sequence ATGCCCGGCAAATCAAAACCCAAAGCAGAGTTCGTAGGAAAAGCCATCCTTCCTGCGGAGAAATGTTCCTACGTCTCCGGCCGCGAGGAATGGCTTGAACGCTATGGCAGCTATATCCAACGGGCTCGCCAGTGGCGGCTGGTGGCGTTTGGGTGCCTCGCCATCACGGGGATCTCGATCGCAGGGAACGTGATCCAGGCCGGGCAGCAGAAAATCGTCCCCTATGTCGTCGAGGTGGACAAACTGGGCCGGATCGCGGCTGTGGCCCAGGCCTCGGAAGCATCGGCCACGCCGACCCGGGTGATCCAGGCTACGCTGGCGGATTTTGTGGTCAACTGGCGCACCGTCACTGCTGATCTGGATTTGGAAAAGCGACTGCTGGAGCGACTTTCCTACTACGTCACCGGAGCGGCAAAGGGTCAGATGCGCCAGTGGTACGAGATCAACAATCCCTATGACAGGGCCAAAACCAGTCTGGTCCAGGTCTACGTCAAGAGCCTCCCTTCCCCGGTCAGCGTCGATTCCTGGCGGGTGGAATGGGATGAAGTCACCCGCAATCACAGCGGTGTCCAGATTTCCAGCGAATCCTACCAAGCAACCCTCACGATCCAGATGCAGCCGCCAACCACGGACGCCCAGGTCATCCGAAACCCTGGGGGCATCTACGTTGTGGCGATGTCCAGCTCCACGATCATGGAGCCCACCACCTCTACCTCCCGCAAATAG
- the pilO2 gene encoding type 4b pilus protein PilO2: MRRVIIEQRPWAVGLQWVTGTAKPTIAELRQDASKIDPTLDMVAYRQRQHGFAASGGAVRSWLGVRALAAAVRVTSPSFLGLFCLEDQQEGTFWWVYAVSQALIVGMGDQVFAARAEAEEWIQSLKGLLVTDFEEIVVCETVEDSLRWLTPLISTGPFGRIRSRTGSLQPLRPVPGQRGRLIVMGSIAGTLLFGGYGLKLFLAHRAGQQAMEAARVAMINKEQRKKELQAHPERYFPQPWVKAPEVGDLVPRGISALLELPTAASGWTLDRAAYDGKAVVATWGHKSGADYVHLPFAAHLETPQKAVSRLPLAGPFNPRLARPLLSREQCTRMLYDGTQVLGARLRLSYSVPEKKRVENVEVTAPWARGQWELSEIPSAMMLDGGLPEIFTRIPGLILETLALEKTIWVIKGSVYVTAN, translated from the coding sequence ATGCGCCGTGTAATCATTGAACAGCGACCATGGGCCGTGGGGCTCCAGTGGGTGACGGGCACCGCCAAACCGACCATTGCGGAATTGCGCCAGGATGCTTCCAAGATCGATCCGACGCTCGACATGGTGGCCTACCGCCAACGGCAACATGGATTTGCCGCCAGCGGTGGGGCCGTTCGTTCTTGGTTGGGAGTCCGCGCCCTGGCGGCAGCCGTCCGCGTGACGTCCCCCTCCTTTCTTGGACTCTTTTGCCTGGAGGATCAGCAGGAGGGCACCTTCTGGTGGGTCTATGCCGTTTCCCAGGCTTTGATCGTCGGCATGGGCGACCAGGTCTTCGCGGCCCGGGCCGAGGCCGAGGAATGGATTCAGTCTCTCAAGGGCCTCCTCGTGACGGACTTCGAGGAGATCGTGGTGTGCGAGACGGTGGAGGATAGCCTGCGCTGGCTCACTCCTCTCATCAGCACCGGGCCCTTTGGCCGTATCCGCAGCCGGACAGGTTCCTTGCAGCCTTTGCGGCCCGTCCCGGGCCAGCGAGGCAGATTGATCGTCATGGGGAGCATCGCAGGAACGCTTCTTTTCGGGGGGTATGGCCTCAAGCTCTTCCTGGCCCACCGCGCCGGCCAGCAAGCCATGGAAGCGGCCCGGGTCGCCATGATCAATAAAGAGCAGCGCAAAAAGGAGCTGCAAGCACACCCGGAACGGTACTTTCCTCAACCGTGGGTGAAAGCGCCCGAAGTGGGGGATCTCGTACCGCGTGGTATTTCCGCTCTGCTTGAGCTTCCTACCGCCGCCTCAGGGTGGACGCTGGATCGGGCCGCCTATGACGGAAAGGCCGTGGTGGCCACCTGGGGGCATAAATCGGGCGCGGATTATGTCCACCTCCCCTTTGCCGCTCACCTTGAAACGCCGCAAAAGGCCGTTTCACGCCTGCCGCTTGCCGGTCCTTTCAACCCGCGTCTCGCCAGACCTCTCCTGTCCCGGGAGCAGTGCACACGGATGCTCTATGACGGCACCCAGGTCCTGGGGGCGCGGCTGCGGCTGAGCTACAGTGTTCCGGAAAAAAAACGTGTGGAGAATGTGGAAGTCACGGCTCCGTGGGCTCGTGGTCAATGGGAACTCAGTGAGATCCCATCCGCCATGATGCTCGATGGGGGCCTTCCGGAAATTTTCACGCGGATACCAGGGCTGATTCTGGAGACCCTCGCTTTGGAGAAAACCATCTGGGTCATCAAAGGAAGCGTTTATGTCACAGCCAACTAG
- a CDS encoding type IVB pilus formation outer membrane protein, R64 PilN family: MIRGFGIILAMLIVAGCTPKARINPEIEAQGDSFREQSRSKSVQVVDEPYMGARIIPLQPTNPVLDKHVMLRRKGSLLNIAAVISELTALSVQVAPDSDENSKKSPSEPHSHALPDAAGAGQGGSGVNLELEALLQKSGGGGHGLESLTTGLGDGKTLSISYEGKLRGLLDTVAMQSGYGWDYDQKTNIITFAKMVVRTFTIAGAPGTISYRNQLTNKSKENSSSGVSSSNVNQTVQREDTSAQNAQLNSTSLNYDIWADTERNIKALLTPKGVVVSNQSAGSMTVRDTPDSVRRVATYVEDLNVRLSRQVALNVQVWSLNVTDNAEAGINLQALFQDSNLTVAAGSLSEVGAINTATATILSGKLKDSAGVLKALGQWGKASQVTSAGGLVMSGQPVPVMAVQRHAYLAGVGKSTTDYSQTTEVTPGEVTTGFAMTVIPHILDQRRVILQYNLNLSSLDEMKEFTTSDVTIELPQVSTQAFSQRSTMKLGQTLVLCGFEKESNSNKKTLGFINASRASDYGRTLLVITIRLESADV, encoded by the coding sequence ATGATACGCGGTTTTGGAATAATATTAGCGATGCTTATTGTCGCAGGCTGTACGCCAAAGGCAAGAATAAATCCGGAAATTGAAGCGCAAGGTGACAGTTTTCGGGAACAATCCCGGTCTAAATCGGTTCAGGTTGTGGATGAGCCCTATATGGGCGCTCGAATCATACCGTTGCAGCCGACCAATCCTGTTTTGGATAAGCACGTGATGCTGCGCCGAAAAGGGTCTTTGCTCAACATTGCGGCAGTCATCAGCGAGTTGACGGCCTTATCGGTCCAGGTCGCTCCAGATAGTGACGAAAATTCCAAAAAATCCCCATCCGAGCCGCATTCCCACGCACTTCCGGACGCGGCCGGTGCCGGACAGGGCGGCTCCGGGGTCAACCTGGAACTGGAGGCCTTGCTCCAAAAGAGCGGAGGCGGTGGCCACGGATTGGAGTCCCTCACGACGGGACTCGGTGATGGGAAAACGCTTTCCATATCTTATGAAGGAAAACTGCGAGGTTTACTTGATACAGTAGCCATGCAGTCTGGATATGGTTGGGATTATGACCAAAAAACGAACATCATCACCTTTGCGAAAATGGTGGTCCGGACATTTACGATCGCGGGCGCGCCGGGAACCATTAGCTATCGCAATCAGTTGACGAACAAATCCAAAGAAAATTCCTCGTCCGGCGTCAGCAGCTCCAATGTCAATCAAACAGTTCAGCGAGAAGACACGAGCGCCCAGAATGCGCAGCTCAATAGCACGTCGCTTAATTATGATATCTGGGCAGACACTGAAAGAAACATCAAGGCATTGCTGACGCCCAAAGGGGTGGTGGTCAGCAATCAGTCGGCCGGCTCCATGACGGTGCGCGACACTCCGGACAGTGTGCGCCGGGTGGCGACCTATGTTGAGGATCTGAACGTTCGCCTGTCGCGGCAGGTGGCCCTCAACGTCCAGGTCTGGTCGCTTAACGTCACGGATAACGCCGAGGCAGGGATCAATCTCCAGGCCCTTTTTCAGGACTCGAACCTCACCGTAGCCGCCGGAAGTTTGAGTGAGGTCGGGGCCATCAACACCGCCACGGCGACGATCCTTTCCGGGAAGCTGAAGGACAGCGCCGGGGTCCTCAAAGCTCTCGGGCAGTGGGGCAAGGCGAGCCAAGTCACGTCCGCCGGCGGCCTTGTGATGAGCGGCCAGCCGGTGCCGGTCATGGCCGTGCAGCGGCATGCCTACCTGGCTGGCGTCGGCAAATCGACCACGGATTACAGCCAGACCACGGAAGTGACCCCAGGGGAGGTGACCACGGGATTTGCCATGACGGTCATTCCCCACATCCTTGATCAGCGCCGGGTAATACTCCAGTACAACTTGAACCTTTCGTCGCTCGACGAAATGAAAGAGTTCACGACTTCGGACGTGACGATCGAACTCCCGCAAGTTTCCACCCAGGCATTTTCCCAAAGATCGACGATGAAGTTGGGGCAGACATTAGTCCTCTGCGGTTTTGAAAAGGAGTCGAATAGCAATAAAAAGACGTTAGGCTTCATTAATGCCTCTCGTGCTTCGGATTATGGTCGCACCCTGCTGGTCATCACCATACGATTAGAATCGGCCGACGTGTAG